The Flavobacterium sp. 140616W15 sequence GATCAGAACAAATATAAGCAGTCCTATCATTCCCATAACGCCTAAACCGATTCCCTTAAGCCTAGATCCGATTAGGATCATAGCCAAAAGTATAGCGAACTGTACTAATATCATGAAGTAATGAATTTAGGGTTAATTAGGTTTTCTATTGAGTAGATCTCATCCCATTTTTCTTGAGTAATAAGCTTTCTTTCATTTACTACAATATCATGGATTGATTTACCAGTTTTAAGTGCTTCTTTAGCTATGCTTGCAGAAGACTCATAGCCAAGAATTGGATTAAGCTGTGTAACAATACCAATACTATTCATCACTAAATCTTTAGCATGTTCTGCATTGGCTGTGATTCCTACAATACATTTATCTTTTAAAGTATTACAAGCTTTGGTAAGGTATTCCAATGATGTAAACAAGGCAAATCCTATTACAGGCTCCATTACATTTAATTGTAATTGTCCCGCTTCAGCAGCCATAGTAACCGTTAAATCGGCTCCAATAACATAAAAACAAGTCTGATTTACCACTTCTGGAATAACAGGATTTACTTTTCCAGGCATAATCGATGATCCTGGCTGAAGTGCTGGTAAGTTTATTTCATTAAATCCACAACGAGGTCCGCTGCTCAATAATCGTAAATCATTACAAACCTTACTTAATTTAATAGCACTTCTTTTTAAAGTACCACTTACTTCTACAAAAGCACTAGGATCATAAGTAGCCTCAAATAAATCGGCTGCAAGAGTCACAGGAACTCCACTTACTTCCTCAAGATATTTTACACAAAGCTCAGGATATCCTTCTGGAGCATTTACTTTACTACCAATAGCAGTAGCTCCCATATTTACTTCGGTAATTAACCTTTCTGATTGACGCAACCTGATCACATCTTCTCCTATGGTTGTTGCAAAAGCATTAAACTCCTGCCCCAATGTCATTGGTACAGCATCTTGCAATTGTGTACGTCCCATTTTTATAACATTAGCGAATTCTTTCCCTTTTTGGAAGAATGAATCCTGTAGTTGTTCTAATGCATTGGTAAAAGACTCTATTTTAAGATAAATTGCTATTCTAAAAGCGGATGGATAAGCATCATTTGTACTTTGCGAAAGGTTCACATCATTATTAGGATGAAGGTATTGATATTCTCCTTTTTTATGCCCCATATATTCCAATCCCAGATTGGCAATTACCTCATTTGCATTCATATTGGTAGATGTACCTGCTCCTCCCTGAATTAGATCACTGATGAACTGATCTACAAATTCTCCAGCAATTAATCTATCACATGCATAAATAATTGCTTCTGCCTTTTTTGCATCTAATACGCCAAGATCTCTATTGGCCATTGCTGCAGCTTTTTTTACATGACCAAAGGCCTTAATAAATAAAGGTTCTGATCCTATTGGAATACCTGTTATATTAAAATTTTCTTTGGCACGTACGGTCTGTACTCCATAATAACAATTGTTTGGTATTTGTTTTTCTCCAAGAAAATCATGCTCTGTACGAAAATCGCTCATAATAGTATATATTAAATTATTAAAGGAAATTAAAAACGGAAGAAAAAATCTTGCAGTTCTTTTTGATTTTTAGTTTTTGTAAGTCCAAGCATCAACAAGATTCTTGCTTTTTGTGGATTTAGATTATCTGATACAACTGTACCAAGTTCATTATCATTAGTTTCTCCATCCAGCACTACTCTGCCTTCTAGACTACGGCTTGAACGACATACAGCGATCTTTGCCTTAGTGGCTTTTTTTATTGCATCTGTAAAAGCCTTTGAGAAATTTCCATTTCCAACTCCAGCTATTACAATTCCATCTACTTTTTGCTTTACTAAATAATTTATATAATCAGCAGATGCATCCGCATACATATATACAACTTCTACTCTAGGCAGTTTAGTATTATTGTTTACTCCAAAAGGTTTTTCTTTACCGCTTTCTCTTACTGCTGTTTTATAATATTCAACACGTCCGTCATATACTTCACCAAGTGGCCCTGTATCTGGAGATCTAAAAGCATTTACTTTGGTCGTACTTGTTTTAGTTACTTCTCTTGAGTCGTATATTGATTCATTAAAAGAAACCATTACGCCACGTCCTTTGCTTTTAGGATTTGCGGCAACAGTAATAGCGTCAAAAAGATTTTTAGGCCCATCGGCACTAATAGCAGTTGCTGGACGCATAGATCCAGTTAATACAACAGGCAAATCATTTGGTACAACTAAGTTAAGAAAATAAGCTGTTTCCTCCTGAGTATCGGTACCATGTGTGATAACTATACCATCAGCTTCATTTTTGCTAGCTATTTCATTAATACGTACCGCTAACTTTTTCCAAATTTCTATACTCATATCTTGACTTCCAACAGAAGATATTTGTTCACCGCTAATATCTGCAATAGCATTTACACTAGGGATACTCCCTATAAGATCAGACACAGGTATTTTACCTGCAGTATACCCTGCTCTATCTGATGATTTTCCTTCACCTGCAATAGTTCCTCCGGTAGCAAGAATTATAATTCTTGGCTTTTGTTGTGCAAAAGCCATAGATGTTGCTATACACAACAAAAATACAAGTACTAATTTTTTCATTTTTTTAATATTTATTGAGTTAATCATGTTATTAGAAATTAAATAGCATTCCAAAATTAATGCGGACAGCGTTAGCACCTTGTTTGCTGCCATCACTGTATTGCAATTCTTTATAGCCTATTTGGGGTTCAATACCCAATGTTAAAAAATCAAAGAAATCATAAGACACATTAAGCGTAAACTGATAATTAGTCATTTTATCCCATCCTGCCAGAGTACCACCTCCATCATAAAAATGATTGTATGAAGTCATAAGCATGGTATTAAACTTTTTATCCCAATAGCGTTGATAGGAAATAAACCCAGCATGTACAGGCATTAAATCCAGTTTTCCTGAAAAATCAGATCTGGCAAAACCATCAAGACCAGAGCCTCCTACAGCCAAAAAGTAATCACTAATCCCCTTACCTATTGTCCATTGTGCCTGCAGATTATTTACTAATCCCGATTTTTTTCTAAAAAAAACACTCATAATACCTGTAACACCACCCGCATTTTGAGAATCAAAGTCAAATTCGGTCGCACCAGCTGCAATGTTTTGAGAATCATAAGCGATACTGCGATAAAGACCTGCTAATTTCATAAATCCTCCATTATCAAAAGCATATCGTATACCTGCTACCACATCAGGAAGTCTGGATGGCGCATAATCTACTCCATTAGTTGGACTTAAGGTATAATCATATAAACGGCGCGGTTCCATAGTCTCAGCAGATAATTCAAAAGCAGTATGTCCATTTTCTTTAAAGTGCCCTGTATATCGTATCTGAATTCTACGTGAGAGTACCATACCTGTTGGCCCATCCCAGTCTAGTAAGGGTGCTGGCCATAATGATGAATCTCCAAAATTTGACCAGGTTTGCCCCACTGTCCAATTTTCATATTGAATATAAGCATGACGCAACCTAAATTGAGATGTATTATTCGCTCCTTCAAAATCAGCTTCCAGCATTGATTTTAATTCTTTACCATTATTTAATTGTATTGTACTTACAAAACGCAACTGTGATTGTCTCATATCCATACTAAAAGCAGGTATATCCAAACCAGAAACATCATTATTATGAATAAGAAAGGAACTATTTCCGTTAAGATTTCCTTTAATATCATAAATACCATTTAGTTTAAGCCTACCTATAAGCCTTGCTTTAAATTTAGGTTTTCCGTTTAAAGTGTCTTTTGATTCTACTGCCATTAACTGTGCGCTTAATAAGTTGCTGAACAACATAAAAGAACAAAAAAGAACTACTAGAAAAAGTTTGTTTTGTTTCATAATTTATAAGAATTTGTGGGATAATGATATTCCTTTTAAATAGGTAGTTTTTGGAATGGCTTATACAATTATACCTCTACAGGTATAGTAATTATACTGTAAAATAATTATAAAGATTTATCTAGATTAAATTTGCTAGATTGGTGGTATTGTAAATATCTCAATGCTTTTAAAATCATCCTCAAATATTTAATCTATTCTTGTATTCCTGCTATCAAAATTGGTAGCATAACTTAATAAAGTTAATAAATAAGAAGATACCTTTCTTATACAATTCCTGATATTGGATTTTGTACAAAGCCAGTGATATAGACAAATATAAAAAATTTACTGCAAAATCTTACAAAAATAAATTTGTTTTATCCTAAATAATTACTTACTATTTAATGAAACCGTTATTTTATTTTTAATAATTCATTATTAGTGAATAAGTTCGGCTTAAAATTAAAGAATAAATAATACTCCTATTTTAGGTGCTTTTTTTTGAAATATTATTAATTTGTTTGTGAATAATAATCAAAATAGCATTCAGGGCTTCTAAATATTAAGTATAAAATAATATCCAAAATAGTTCTTATAGACTTATTTCTTTCACATAACCTTAATGTCATTTATTTTGAACAAAATTCATTTAAAGCAACAAAACCATAATTGCATTTATTAAAATAATTATTCCATAAGATTATAGCCAAATTATTTAAACCCATTCCAATTTATATTTTTAATCGAAAGATTCTTCTTAAAATTCAATGATAAATAGTAAATTTAGGTTCTCCTAAATAATAAGTTATTAAATAATCTTGCAAATAAATGAAATCTACAACTTTAAAAAACAAGATCATTATCGCTGGCACTGGTCTCTTTCTATGCTTTTTCCTTGTAATCCATTTACTAGGTAACCTACAGCTTTTTTTACCCGAAGATCAAGCAAGAGAACAATTTAATTGGTACTCTAAGCTATTATCCGGTAATATGTTCATCAAAATCATTTCATGGATTCTGTATTTGTCTTTACTATCTCATGCTCTCTATGCAATAATAATTACAATAAAAAACAATACTGCTAGCAAGCAAAACTATCATTATGACAAAAGAAATTTTGCCAGTGCTTGGAATAGCCGAAACATGGGAATACTAGGAACGATTCTGCTTTTATTTCTTATAATTCATTTTAAGGACTTTTGGTATGTTTATAAATTTACAAATCTGC is a genomic window containing:
- the aspA gene encoding aspartate ammonia-lyase, with protein sequence MSDFRTEHDFLGEKQIPNNCYYGVQTVRAKENFNITGIPIGSEPLFIKAFGHVKKAAAMANRDLGVLDAKKAEAIIYACDRLIAGEFVDQFISDLIQGGAGTSTNMNANEVIANLGLEYMGHKKGEYQYLHPNNDVNLSQSTNDAYPSAFRIAIYLKIESFTNALEQLQDSFFQKGKEFANVIKMGRTQLQDAVPMTLGQEFNAFATTIGEDVIRLRQSERLITEVNMGATAIGSKVNAPEGYPELCVKYLEEVSGVPVTLAADLFEATYDPSAFVEVSGTLKRSAIKLSKVCNDLRLLSSGPRCGFNEINLPALQPGSSIMPGKVNPVIPEVVNQTCFYVIGADLTVTMAAEAGQLQLNVMEPVIGFALFTSLEYLTKACNTLKDKCIVGITANAEHAKDLVMNSIGIVTQLNPILGYESSASIAKEALKTGKSIHDIVVNERKLITQEKWDEIYSIENLINPKFITS
- a CDS encoding succinate dehydrogenase cytochrome b subunit, which translates into the protein MKSTTLKNKIIIAGTGLFLCFFLVIHLLGNLQLFLPEDQAREQFNWYSKLLSGNMFIKIISWILYLSLLSHALYAIIITIKNNTASKQNYHYDKRNFASAWNSRNMGILGTILLLFLIIHFKDFWYVYKFTNLPVDAAGNKDLYEIVVQSYSQLWYVIIYEISFVALGFHLLHGFFSASRTLGLYHPKYVKAIKIFGWGYTLIITGGFMAIPLYIYLK
- a CDS encoding DcaP family trimeric outer membrane transporter gives rise to the protein MAVESKDTLNGKPKFKARLIGRLKLNGIYDIKGNLNGNSSFLIHNNDVSGLDIPAFSMDMRQSQLRFVSTIQLNNGKELKSMLEADFEGANNTSQFRLRHAYIQYENWTVGQTWSNFGDSSLWPAPLLDWDGPTGMVLSRRIQIRYTGHFKENGHTAFELSAETMEPRRLYDYTLSPTNGVDYAPSRLPDVVAGIRYAFDNGGFMKLAGLYRSIAYDSQNIAAGATEFDFDSQNAGGVTGIMSVFFRKKSGLVNNLQAQWTIGKGISDYFLAVGGSGLDGFARSDFSGKLDLMPVHAGFISYQRYWDKKFNTMLMTSYNHFYDGGGTLAGWDKMTNYQFTLNVSYDFFDFLTLGIEPQIGYKELQYSDGSKQGANAVRINFGMLFNF
- a CDS encoding type II asparaginase, with the protein product MKKLVLVFLLCIATSMAFAQQKPRIIILATGGTIAGEGKSSDRAGYTAGKIPVSDLIGSIPSVNAIADISGEQISSVGSQDMSIEIWKKLAVRINEIASKNEADGIVITHGTDTQEETAYFLNLVVPNDLPVVLTGSMRPATAISADGPKNLFDAITVAANPKSKGRGVMVSFNESIYDSREVTKTSTTKVNAFRSPDTGPLGEVYDGRVEYYKTAVRESGKEKPFGVNNNTKLPRVEVVYMYADASADYINYLVKQKVDGIVIAGVGNGNFSKAFTDAIKKATKAKIAVCRSSRSLEGRVVLDGETNDNELGTVVSDNLNPQKARILLMLGLTKTKNQKELQDFFFRF